The following are encoded in a window of Gossypium raimondii isolate GPD5lz chromosome 13, ASM2569854v1, whole genome shotgun sequence genomic DNA:
- the LOC105783261 gene encoding TOM1-like protein 1 codes for MEKELMDKVGAFGERIKVEGAELGRKMSAGMSSMSFKVKELFQGPNPTDKLVEDATSEALDEPDWALNLDICDMVNHEKVNSVELIRGIKRRIMLKSPRVQYFSLVLLETFVKNCEKAFSEVAAEGVLGEMVKLIDDPQTVVNNRNKALILIEAWGESTSELRYLPVFEETYKSLKSRGIHFPGRDNESLAPIFTPARSVSAAEVDARLAQQLQRDVQLQHDIPVPSFSAEQTKEAFDVARNCIELLSTVLSSSPQQDALEDDLTTTLVQQCRQSQSTVLRIIETAGDNEALLFEALNVNDEIQKALSKYEELKKPSVVRHEPEPAMIPVAVEPDDSPRHTNEDALIRKTSGTRHGTHGGSNDDMMDDLDEMIFGKKGGGSSEGGQDSKKQQAPKDDLITF; via the exons atggaaaaagaattgATGGATAAAGTTGGTGCCTTTGGTGAACGCATCAAGGTTGAAGGAGCTGAGTTGGGCAGAAAGATGAGCGCTGGCATGAGCTCAATGAGCTTTAAGGTGAAGGAACTCTTCCAAGGCCCGAACCCAACTGATAAGCTTGTTGAGGATGCTACATCTGAGGCCCTTGATGAGCCTGACTGGGCCTTGAATCTTGATATTTGTGACATGGTCAATCATGAAAAAGTGAACAGTGTTGAATTGATCCGTGGCATAAAGCGGAGGATAATGTTGAAGAGCCCTCGGGTTCAATACTTCTCCTTGGTCTTGCTTGAAACTTTTGTCAAGAATTGTGAGAAGGCATTCTCGGAGGTGGCAGCTGAAGGGGTTCTTGGTGAGATGGTTAAGTTAATTGATGATCCTCAAACTGTTGTCAATAATCGGAACAAAGCTTTAATTCTTATTGAAGCTTGGGGGGAGTCAACCAGCGAGCTCCGCTATTTACCTGTTTTTGAAGAAACTTACAAG AGTTTAAAATCAAGGGGTATTCACTTTCCTGGTCGTGATAATGAGAGTTTGGCACCTATTTTTACCCCTGCTCGTTCAGTTTCAGCGGCAGAAGTGGATGCCAGACTTGCACAGCAGCTACAGCGTGATGTGCAGCTTCAGCATGATATTCCTGTTCCAAGCTTTTCTGCTGAACAAACAAAGGAAGCATTTGATGTGGCAAGAAACTGCATTGAGCTTCTTTCAACTGTGTTATCCTCATCACCCCAACAAGATGCTCTTGAG GATGACCTGACAACCACGCTTGTCCAACAATGTCGTCAGTCCCAGTCCACTGTTCTAAGAATCATCGAGACTGCTGGAGATAACGAGGCCCTGCTTTTTGAAGCTTTGAATGTGAATGATGAGATCCAGAAAGCTCTCTCAAAGTATGAAGAGTTGAAGAAGCCATCAGTAGTTCGTCACGAGCCAGAACCTGCAATGATTCCTGTGGCTGTTGAACCTGATGATTCGCCCCGTCATACAAACGAAGATGCCTTGATTAGGAAAACAAGTGGTACTCGACATGGGACGCATGGCGGAAGCAACGATGACATGATGGATGATCTTGATGAAATGATTTTTGGTAAGAAAGGTGGGGGTTCATCTGAAGGGGGGCAAGATTCAAAGAAGCAGCAAGCACCTAAAGATGATCTAATCACATTCTAA